A single genomic interval of Saccharothrix saharensis harbors:
- a CDS encoding RNA polymerase sigma factor, protein MTTALDKPPDLRGPDVTAAFADLFDAHARQLRGYLAGRVGDAAADDLVAETFLVALKRRHSYDPERAPVKGWLYGIATNLVREHVRRETRGRRAGLRAVGRPEPDHGGAVAERVDAQRHTELLTRALADLRDPDRDALLLTSWAGLTPAEVAAALGEKDSTVRSRLHRVRTRLQALLTEEDRDA, encoded by the coding sequence GTGACCACAGCACTGGACAAACCACCCGACCTGCGCGGGCCGGACGTCACGGCCGCGTTCGCCGACCTGTTCGACGCGCACGCGCGGCAGTTGCGCGGTTACCTGGCCGGCCGGGTCGGCGACGCGGCGGCCGACGACCTGGTCGCCGAGACGTTCCTGGTGGCGTTGAAGCGACGCCACAGCTACGACCCCGAGCGCGCGCCCGTGAAGGGCTGGCTCTACGGGATCGCCACGAACCTCGTGCGCGAGCACGTCCGCCGGGAGACCCGCGGCCGGCGCGCGGGCCTGCGCGCGGTCGGTCGCCCCGAACCCGACCACGGCGGCGCGGTCGCCGAACGGGTCGACGCCCAGCGCCACACCGAACTGCTCACCCGCGCCCTGGCGGACCTGCGCGACCCCGACCGGGACGCGCTGCTGCTCACGTCGTGGGCCGGGCTCACCCCGGCCGAGGTCGCCGCCGCGCTCGGCGAGAAGGACAGCACCGTCCGCTCCCGGCTGCACCGGGTCCGCACCAGGCTCCAAGCCCTGCTCACCGAGGAGGATCGCGATGCGTGA
- a CDS encoding isochorismate synthase, with protein sequence MTSAPASRTRQRLRVHTRRVAGDELLGRLPQPTGALSWVRDGTGLVGWGEAARFEVSGPDRFAAADRWWREFTDDLDVDDELGVPGTGPVAFVSMAFSDRPGHSVLVVPEVVLGRRNGHAWLTTIGDSGKRRVEPVRKPSEVRYSDGQVSVTGYRAAVRAAVERMRAGELDKVVLAHDLLAVADIGIDHRFVLEGLARRYPECWVYAVDGLIGATPELLLRRSGSVVDSRVLAGTTWPHDGMSDDELAAALMSSGKNRDEHEYAVASLVQTLRPFCDTMSVEGPSVLRLPNVSHLSSDVIGTLGDTLGGTPSLLALGEALHPTAAVGGTPRADAIAVIEELEGMDRGRYSGPVGWIDGNGDGELGIALRCAQVDGRTARLFAGCGLVAESDPDSEVHEAHAKMLPFREALEGM encoded by the coding sequence GTGACCTCAGCTCCTGCCTCGCGGACCCGACAACGGCTGCGCGTGCACACCAGGCGCGTCGCGGGCGACGAACTGCTGGGCAGGCTGCCCCAGCCGACCGGCGCGCTGAGCTGGGTGCGCGACGGAACGGGCCTGGTCGGGTGGGGCGAGGCGGCCCGGTTCGAGGTCTCGGGACCGGACCGGTTCGCCGCCGCCGACCGCTGGTGGCGCGAGTTCACCGACGACCTCGACGTGGACGACGAGCTCGGCGTGCCCGGCACGGGACCGGTCGCGTTCGTCAGCATGGCGTTCTCCGACCGGCCCGGCCACTCGGTGCTCGTGGTGCCGGAGGTCGTCCTGGGCCGCCGCAACGGGCACGCCTGGCTGACCACCATCGGCGACAGCGGCAAGCGGCGGGTCGAGCCGGTGCGCAAGCCGTCGGAGGTGCGCTACAGCGACGGACAGGTGTCCGTCACCGGATACCGGGCGGCCGTGCGCGCGGCGGTGGAGCGGATGCGCGCGGGCGAGCTGGACAAGGTGGTGCTGGCGCACGACCTGCTGGCGGTCGCCGACATCGGCATCGACCACCGGTTCGTGCTGGAGGGCCTGGCCCGCCGGTACCCCGAGTGCTGGGTCTACGCCGTGGACGGCCTGATCGGCGCCACGCCCGAACTGCTGCTGCGGCGCAGCGGTTCGGTGGTCGACTCCCGGGTGCTCGCCGGCACGACGTGGCCGCACGACGGCATGTCGGACGACGAGCTGGCCGCCGCGCTGATGTCGTCGGGCAAGAACCGCGACGAGCACGAGTACGCGGTGGCGTCGCTGGTGCAGACGCTGCGGCCGTTCTGCGACACGATGTCGGTGGAGGGGCCGTCGGTGCTGCGGCTGCCGAACGTGTCGCACCTGTCCAGCGACGTCATCGGCACGCTCGGCGACACCCTCGGCGGCACGCCGTCGCTGCTCGCGCTGGGCGAGGCGCTGCACCCCACGGCGGCCGTCGGCGGCACGCCCCGCGCGGACGCCATCGCGGTGATCGAGGAGCTGGAGGGCATGGACCGCGGCCGCTACTCCGGCCCGGTCGGCTGGATCGACGGCAACGGTGACGGCGAGCTGGGCATCGCGTTGCGCTGCGCGCAGGTCGACGGCCGCACGGCGCGCCTGTTCGCGGGCTGCGGCCTGGTCGCCGAGTCCGACCCGGACTCCGAGGTCCACGAGGCGCACGCCAAGATGCTGCCCTTTCGGGAAGCCCTCGAAGGCATGTGA
- a CDS encoding DUF3592 domain-containing protein — MVDDAVRTGARPPARLLVSRALAVLGAVVTLIGVTLLAACWRDDLMIEQRLGKATAEVVSVSFQRTVVRFATPDGAVHSPSQGLLYPDGLEPGQLVRVEYDTADPEVARVAGRTAVLALLPIGTFLLAVWAVLAPLIWWLGGQGSVRQRRSSTV, encoded by the coding sequence GTGGTGGACGACGCAGTGCGGACAGGTGCCCGCCCCCCGGCTCGGCTCCTGGTCAGCCGGGCGTTGGCGGTGCTGGGCGCGGTGGTGACGCTGATCGGGGTGACCCTGCTCGCGGCGTGCTGGCGCGACGACCTGATGATCGAGCAGCGGCTGGGCAAGGCGACCGCCGAGGTGGTGTCGGTCTCGTTCCAGCGGACCGTGGTGCGCTTCGCCACCCCCGACGGCGCGGTGCACAGCCCGTCGCAGGGCCTGCTGTACCCGGACGGGCTGGAGCCCGGGCAGCTGGTGCGCGTCGAGTACGACACGGCCGACCCCGAGGTGGCCCGGGTGGCCGGGCGCACGGCGGTGCTCGCGCTGCTGCCGATCGGCACGTTCCTGCTCGCGGTGTGGGCGGTGCTGGCACCGTTGATCTGGTGGTTGGGCGGGCAGGGGTCGGTCCGACAACGCAGGTCCAGCACCGTGTGA
- the paaA gene encoding 1,2-phenylacetyl-CoA epoxidase subunit PaaA, giving the protein MDLEAQFERTVAAEQRVEPRDWMPDGYRKTLIRQIAQHAHSEIIGMQPEGNWISRAPSLRRKAILLAKVQDEAGHGLYLYAATETLGADRGELTEKLISGRQKYSSIFNYPTLSYADVGVIGWLVDGAAICNQVPLCRTSYGPYARAMIRICKEESFHQRQGYELLMTMMSGTDAQRAMVQESVNRWWWPSLMMFGPPDAESSNTEQSMRWRIKRNTNDELRQKFVDMTVPQAEQLGVTLPDPELRWNAERGHHDFGQPDWDEFWQVVGGNGPANAQRVAHRRRAHEDGEWVRAAAAAHASKHAAREGVA; this is encoded by the coding sequence ATGGACCTGGAGGCACAGTTCGAGCGCACCGTCGCGGCCGAGCAGCGTGTCGAGCCGCGTGACTGGATGCCCGACGGCTACCGGAAGACGCTGATCCGCCAGATCGCCCAGCACGCGCACTCCGAGATCATCGGCATGCAGCCCGAGGGCAACTGGATCAGCCGCGCGCCGTCGTTGCGCCGCAAGGCGATCCTGCTGGCCAAGGTCCAGGACGAGGCCGGGCACGGGCTGTACCTGTACGCCGCGACCGAGACGCTGGGCGCGGACCGGGGCGAGCTGACCGAGAAGCTGATCTCCGGCCGGCAGAAGTACTCCTCGATCTTCAACTACCCGACGCTGTCCTACGCCGACGTGGGCGTGATCGGCTGGCTCGTGGACGGTGCCGCGATCTGCAACCAGGTGCCGCTGTGCCGCACGTCCTACGGGCCCTACGCGCGGGCGATGATCCGCATCTGCAAGGAGGAGTCCTTCCACCAGCGGCAGGGCTACGAGCTGCTGATGACGATGATGTCCGGCACCGACGCCCAGCGCGCCATGGTGCAGGAGTCGGTGAACCGCTGGTGGTGGCCGTCGCTGATGATGTTCGGCCCGCCCGACGCCGAGTCGTCCAACACCGAGCAGTCGATGAGGTGGCGCATCAAGCGCAACACCAACGACGAGCTGCGGCAGAAGTTCGTGGACATGACCGTGCCGCAGGCCGAGCAGCTCGGCGTGACGCTGCCCGACCCCGAGCTGCGGTGGAACGCCGAGCGCGGGCACCACGACTTCGGTCAGCCGGACTGGGACGAGTTCTGGCAGGTCGTCGGCGGCAACGGGCCGGCGAACGCCCAGCGCGTCGCGCACCGGCGCCGGGCGCACGAGGACGGCGAGTGGGTGCGCGCCGCGGCCGCGGCGCACGCTTCGAAGCACGCGGCTCGGGAGGGTGTGGCATGA
- the paaB gene encoding 1,2-phenylacetyl-CoA epoxidase subunit PaaB — protein sequence MSSSWPLWEVFVRGKRGLNHVHVGSLHAPDAEMAVRNARDVYTRRNEGVSIWVVPAAAITASSPDEKDPFFEPSGDKVYRHPTFYEIPEDVPHL from the coding sequence ATGAGTTCGTCCTGGCCGTTGTGGGAGGTGTTCGTGCGCGGCAAGCGCGGGTTGAACCACGTGCACGTCGGCTCGCTGCACGCGCCGGACGCCGAGATGGCCGTCCGCAACGCGCGTGACGTCTACACCCGGCGCAACGAGGGCGTGTCGATCTGGGTGGTGCCCGCGGCGGCGATCACCGCCTCATCGCCGGACGAGAAGGACCCGTTCTTCGAGCCGAGCGGGGACAAGGTCTACCGGCACCCGACGTTCTACGAGATCCCCGAGGACGTGCCGCACCTATGA
- the paaC gene encoding 1,2-phenylacetyl-CoA epoxidase subunit PaaC has product MSFDNAYESLVDGHEDAHWAFGTGFSEALAGVDREVPDVDRADLTAYCLMLGDDALVLSQRLAEWCSRAPELEEDVALANIALDLLGQARMLLTRAGEVEGAGRDEDALAYLRAEREFRNVHLAEIECGPFAGGDFGTTTARLLVFSSWKLAQYSRLRGSADPVLAAVAAKAVKELAYHRDHAAQWVVRLGDGTEESHRRVQAGLERVWPFLAELFTPHAVELRLAGVAVDPAELRSEVDGALDAVLSAAGLTRPADVPAARVNGLAGRDGVHTEAFGYLLAEMQHLHRSLPGAKW; this is encoded by the coding sequence ATGAGCTTCGACAACGCGTACGAATCCCTGGTCGACGGCCACGAGGACGCGCACTGGGCGTTCGGCACCGGGTTCTCCGAGGCGTTGGCCGGGGTGGACCGCGAGGTGCCCGACGTCGACCGCGCCGACCTGACCGCGTACTGCCTGATGCTCGGCGACGACGCGCTGGTCCTGTCCCAGCGCCTGGCCGAGTGGTGCTCCCGCGCGCCCGAGCTGGAGGAGGACGTCGCGCTGGCCAACATCGCGCTCGACCTGCTCGGCCAGGCCCGGATGCTGCTCACCCGCGCGGGCGAGGTCGAGGGCGCGGGTCGGGACGAGGACGCGCTGGCGTACCTGCGCGCCGAGCGCGAGTTCCGCAACGTGCACCTGGCGGAGATCGAGTGCGGCCCGTTCGCGGGCGGCGACTTCGGCACGACCACGGCCCGGCTGCTGGTGTTCTCGTCCTGGAAGCTCGCGCAGTACTCGCGGCTGCGCGGCAGCGCCGACCCGGTGCTGGCGGCCGTGGCCGCGAAGGCCGTGAAGGAGTTGGCCTACCACCGCGACCACGCGGCCCAGTGGGTCGTGCGGCTCGGTGACGGCACCGAGGAGTCGCACCGGCGCGTGCAGGCCGGGCTGGAGCGGGTGTGGCCGTTCCTGGCCGAGCTGTTCACCCCGCACGCCGTGGAGCTGCGGCTGGCGGGCGTCGCGGTCGACCCGGCCGAGCTGAGGTCCGAAGTGGACGGTGCGCTGGACGCGGTGCTGTCGGCGGCGGGGCTGACCCGGCCGGCGGACGTGCCCGCGGCGCGGGTCAACGGGCTGGCCGGGCGTGACGGCGTGCACACCGAGGCGTTCGGCTACCTGCTGGCCGAGATGCAGCACCTGCACCGCTCGCTGCCGGGGGCGAAGTGGTGA
- the paaD gene encoding 1,2-phenylacetyl-CoA epoxidase subunit PaaD, with amino-acid sequence MSTALDVAARVRDPELPVLTLADLGVLRDVTESDGRVSVTITPTYSGCPALDEMAADLRRSLHAAGYAEVDVRLSLSPAWTTDWISEDGLRKLREAGIAPPSRLGPRAVGPVPLNLVPPSRRVPCPRCGSSRTSEVSRFGSTACKALRRCADCAEPFEHVKEI; translated from the coding sequence GTGAGCACCGCACTCGACGTCGCCGCGCGGGTCCGGGACCCGGAGCTGCCGGTGCTGACGCTGGCCGACCTCGGCGTGCTGCGCGACGTGACCGAGTCCGACGGGCGGGTGTCGGTGACGATCACCCCCACCTACTCGGGCTGCCCGGCGCTGGACGAGATGGCCGCCGACCTGCGGCGATCGTTGCACGCCGCCGGGTACGCGGAGGTGGACGTGCGGCTGTCGCTGTCGCCCGCGTGGACCACGGACTGGATCAGCGAGGACGGGCTGCGCAAGCTGCGCGAAGCGGGCATCGCGCCGCCGTCCCGGCTCGGGCCGCGCGCGGTCGGGCCCGTGCCGCTGAACCTGGTGCCGCCGTCGCGGCGGGTGCCGTGCCCGCGCTGCGGGTCGTCGCGCACATCGGAGGTGTCGCGGTTCGGGTCGACGGCGTGCAAGGCGCTGCGCCGGTGCGCGGACTGCGCGGAGCCGTTCGAGCACGTGAAGGAGATCTGA
- the paaE gene encoding 1,2-phenylacetyl-CoA epoxidase subunit PaaE, which translates to MARPVFRKLTVASVEPLCADAVAVTFEVPPALAAEFAFAPGQHLTLRNGDERRSYSICAPAGGPLQIGVRRVDGGLFSTLLVDRLQRGDVLEVLPPQGTFTPSGGSHHGLVVAGSGITPALSIAASALAGGARVTLLYGNRRADTVMFAEELADLKDRYPARFQLVHVLSREPRDVELFTGRLDAVKLRALFSTVVPWADVDQWWLCGPYGMVRDAQEVLGSLGVPASSVHHELFYVDEPPPPPRRAETASAAAGVATVVLDGRSTEVPLPADVPILDAAQRVRADLPFACKGGVCGTCRALVVSGEVEMRRNYALEPREVEAGFVLTCQSVAVTPAVTVDYDA; encoded by the coding sequence ATGGCGCGGCCGGTGTTCCGCAAGCTGACCGTCGCCTCGGTCGAGCCGCTGTGCGCGGACGCGGTCGCGGTGACGTTCGAGGTGCCCCCCGCGCTGGCCGCCGAGTTCGCGTTCGCGCCGGGGCAGCACCTGACCCTGCGCAACGGCGACGAGCGGCGCTCCTACTCGATCTGCGCGCCCGCCGGCGGTCCGCTGCAAATCGGGGTGCGGCGGGTGGACGGCGGGCTGTTCTCCACCCTGCTGGTCGACCGGCTGCAGCGCGGCGACGTGCTGGAGGTGCTGCCGCCGCAGGGCACCTTCACCCCGTCCGGCGGGTCACACCACGGCCTGGTCGTCGCCGGGTCGGGCATCACGCCCGCGCTGTCCATCGCCGCGTCGGCGCTGGCGGGCGGTGCGCGGGTGACCCTGCTGTACGGCAACCGGCGCGCGGACACGGTGATGTTCGCCGAGGAGCTGGCGGACCTGAAGGACCGGTACCCGGCGCGGTTCCAGCTCGTGCACGTGCTGTCGCGCGAGCCTCGGGACGTCGAGCTGTTCACCGGCCGGCTGGACGCGGTGAAGCTGCGGGCGTTGTTCTCGACCGTGGTGCCGTGGGCCGACGTGGACCAGTGGTGGCTGTGCGGGCCGTACGGGATGGTGCGCGACGCGCAGGAGGTGCTGGGCTCCCTCGGCGTGCCCGCGTCGTCCGTGCACCACGAGCTGTTCTACGTGGACGAACCGCCGCCCCCGCCGCGCCGCGCCGAGACCGCCTCGGCCGCCGCCGGCGTCGCGACCGTGGTCCTGGACGGCCGCAGCACGGAGGTGCCGCTGCCGGCCGACGTGCCGATCCTCGACGCGGCCCAGCGGGTGCGCGCCGACCTGCCGTTCGCGTGCAAGGGCGGCGTGTGCGGGACGTGCCGTGCGCTGGTCGTGTCCGGGGAGGTGGAGATGCGGCGGAACTACGCGCTCGAGCCGCGCGAGGTGGAGGCGGGTTTCGTGCTGACGTGCCAGTCGGTGGCCGTGACTCCCGCCGTCACCGTGGATTACGACGCCTGA
- a CDS encoding inositol monophosphatase family protein, which translates to MTVLSSRPAQPVDPGLVSIALEIAGRLANDASDVIMATAGRGARPDDEASPFDWVTDTDRTLERHTRRVLTAEFPHIPVFCEDTDPDVADDAEFRWVVDPVDGTANYVAGVPWCAYSLALVDRWGPVVGVVADPYRAQIYAAARGRGMRANGTPVRLGDQALSPIVCTEMTRTGPWPGMGEFISRAAAAGTGVRVLGSKALAVAQVALGHAAAAVLDSYHEWDVAGAVALAVESGAVVLDRRGEDARLPVDGLLVAVPEVAEEVLGWWQASTSR; encoded by the coding sequence ATGACCGTCTTGTCGTCCCGACCCGCGCAGCCCGTCGATCCCGGCCTGGTGTCGATCGCGCTGGAGATAGCGGGCCGACTCGCCAACGACGCGTCCGACGTCATCATGGCGACGGCCGGGCGGGGCGCGCGACCCGACGACGAGGCGTCGCCGTTCGACTGGGTGACCGACACCGATCGGACGCTGGAGCGGCACACGCGGCGGGTGCTGACCGCCGAGTTCCCGCACATCCCGGTGTTCTGCGAGGACACCGACCCGGACGTGGCCGACGACGCGGAGTTCCGCTGGGTCGTGGACCCGGTCGACGGGACCGCGAACTACGTCGCCGGGGTGCCGTGGTGCGCGTACAGCCTGGCGCTGGTCGACCGGTGGGGCCCGGTGGTCGGGGTGGTCGCCGACCCCTACCGGGCCCAGATCTACGCGGCCGCGCGGGGGCGGGGCATGCGGGCGAACGGCACGCCGGTGCGGCTGGGCGACCAGGCCCTGAGCCCGATCGTGTGCACGGAGATGACGCGGACGGGGCCGTGGCCGGGCATGGGCGAGTTCATCTCCCGGGCCGCGGCGGCGGGCACGGGCGTACGGGTGCTGGGCTCGAAGGCGCTGGCCGTCGCCCAGGTGGCCCTGGGTCACGCCGCGGCCGCCGTCCTGGACAGCTACCACGAGTGGGACGTGGCCGGCGCGGTCGCCCTGGCCGTCGAATCGGGCGCGGTGGTGCTGGACCGGCGGGGTGAGGACGCCCGGCTGCCGGTCGACGGCCTGCTCGTGGCCGTGCCGGAGGTGGCGGAGGAAGTCCTGGGCTGGTGGCAGGCGTCGACGTCCCGCTAG
- a CDS encoding glycosyltransferase family 4 protein yields the protein MRVAIVTESFLPLVNGVTNSVVRILDHLRAHGHPALVVAPGAGADEHLGTPVVRVPSVDLPRFSSLPVGVPTRRVLTALADFEPDVVHLASPFVMGARGLSAARRLGVPTVAVYQTDVAGFAGHYGLGVTARAAWRWTRRLHAQADRTLAPSTWAVDALREHGVPRVHRWARGVDLELFHPSRRDEGVRASLAPGGELLVGYVGRLSPEKRVDRLAALADLPGVRLVVVGEGPEEARLRRDLPGAAFLGFKSGTDLATAYASLDVFVHTGPHETFCQAVQEALASGVPVVAPDAGGPRDLVRPDTGYLFSDDAQLRRAVVELGDPLRRRRFGLAARRWVRGRTWSAVCDELLGHYAAVLDVPERRAA from the coding sequence GTGCGCGTAGCGATCGTCACCGAGAGCTTTCTGCCCCTGGTCAACGGGGTCACCAACTCCGTGGTGCGGATCCTGGACCACCTGAGGGCGCACGGTCACCCGGCGTTGGTCGTAGCGCCCGGGGCGGGTGCGGACGAGCACCTGGGCACGCCGGTCGTGCGCGTGCCGTCGGTGGACCTGCCCAGGTTCAGCTCGCTGCCGGTCGGCGTGCCCACGCGCCGGGTGCTGACCGCGCTGGCCGACTTCGAGCCGGACGTCGTGCACCTGGCCAGCCCGTTCGTGATGGGCGCGCGGGGCCTGTCCGCGGCGCGCAGGCTGGGCGTGCCGACGGTCGCGGTCTACCAGACCGACGTCGCCGGGTTCGCCGGGCACTACGGCCTCGGCGTCACCGCCCGCGCCGCCTGGCGGTGGACGCGCCGGCTGCACGCCCAGGCCGACCGCACGCTCGCGCCGTCCACGTGGGCGGTGGACGCGCTGCGGGAGCACGGCGTGCCGCGCGTGCACCGGTGGGCGCGCGGCGTGGACTTGGAGCTGTTCCACCCGTCCCGGCGGGACGAAGGGGTGCGCGCCTCGCTCGCGCCGGGCGGTGAACTGCTGGTCGGGTACGTCGGCCGGTTGTCGCCGGAGAAGCGGGTGGACCGGCTCGCCGCGCTCGCGGACCTGCCCGGCGTGCGGCTGGTCGTGGTCGGGGAGGGGCCGGAGGAGGCGCGGTTGCGGCGGGACCTGCCCGGCGCGGCGTTCCTCGGGTTCAAGAGCGGCACGGACCTGGCGACGGCCTACGCCAGCCTGGACGTGTTCGTGCACACGGGCCCGCACGAGACGTTCTGCCAGGCCGTGCAGGAGGCGTTGGCCAGCGGTGTGCCGGTCGTCGCACCGGACGCGGGCGGGCCGCGTGACCTGGTACGACCGGACACCGGGTACCTGTTCTCCGACGACGCGCAGCTCAGGCGGGCGGTCGTGGAGCTGGGCGACCCGTTGCGCCGCCGGCGGTTCGGACTGGCGGCACGGCGCTGGGTGCGCGGGCGGACGTGGTCGGCGGTGTGCGACGAGCTGCTCGGCCACTACGCGGCCGTGCTGGACGTGCCGGAGCGGCGGGCCGCATGA
- a CDS encoding glycosyltransferase family 4 protein — MRIVQLANFYGPRSGGLRTALHHLGSGYAANGHQVTLVVPGPAHADEELSPGVRRVTLPAPRIPGAGGYRAVDPWRVRALLDHLAPDRLEVSDRLTLRGMGRWAAARGVPSVVISHERLDRLLEQFLLPAPLARRCADRANARMAASYDTVVCTTEFALEEFERIGARNVARVPLGVDLRTFTPSRHDRSLRAELARGADALLVHCGRLSPEKHVERSVDTAAELHAAGQDVRLVIAGDGPRREALERRAAGLPVTFLGFVDRRADVATLLASADVCLAPGPHETFGLAALEALASGTPVVVSASSALREIVEPDCGAAVPDHAPAFAGAVTALLDHPEPTRRSAARARAEQYPWHAAVTGMLTALRATTP; from the coding sequence ATGAGGATCGTGCAGCTGGCCAACTTCTACGGGCCGCGCTCCGGTGGGCTGCGCACCGCGTTGCACCACCTCGGCAGCGGTTACGCGGCAAACGGGCACCAGGTCACGCTCGTCGTGCCGGGGCCCGCGCACGCCGACGAGGAGCTGTCGCCGGGCGTGCGGCGGGTGACGCTGCCCGCGCCGCGCATCCCCGGCGCGGGCGGGTACCGGGCGGTGGACCCGTGGCGCGTGCGGGCGTTGCTGGACCACCTGGCGCCGGACCGGCTGGAGGTGTCGGACCGGCTGACGCTGCGCGGGATGGGCCGGTGGGCGGCGGCGCGCGGCGTGCCGAGCGTGGTGATCTCGCACGAGCGGCTGGACCGGCTGCTGGAGCAGTTCCTGCTGCCCGCGCCGCTGGCCCGACGGTGTGCCGATCGGGCGAACGCGCGGATGGCGGCGTCCTACGACACGGTGGTGTGCACGACGGAGTTCGCGCTGGAGGAGTTCGAGCGGATCGGGGCGCGCAACGTGGCCCGCGTGCCGCTGGGGGTGGACCTGCGCACGTTCACACCGAGCCGGCACGACCGGTCGTTGCGGGCGGAGCTGGCGCGGGGTGCGGACGCGCTGCTCGTGCACTGCGGGCGGTTGTCGCCGGAGAAGCACGTCGAGCGCAGCGTCGACACGGCGGCGGAGCTGCACGCGGCCGGGCAGGACGTGCGGCTGGTGATCGCCGGTGACGGCCCGCGCCGCGAGGCGTTGGAACGGCGTGCCGCCGGGCTGCCGGTCACGTTCCTCGGGTTCGTCGACCGGCGTGCGGACGTGGCCACCCTCCTGGCCAGCGCCGACGTCTGCCTGGCGCCCGGCCCGCACGAGACGTTCGGCTTGGCCGCCCTCGAAGCCCTGGCCTCCGGCACCCCCGTCGTCGTCTCCGCCTCCTCGGCCCTGCGCGAGATCGTCGAGCCCGACTGCGGTGCCGCCGTCCCCGACCACGCCCCGGCGTTCGCGGGAGCCGTGACGGCCCTCCTGGACCACCCGGAGCCGACCCGCCGCTCCGCCGCCCGGGCCCGCGCCGAGCAGTACCCCTGGCACGCCGCCGTCACCGGCATGCTGACCGCCCTCCGCGCCACCACCCCGTGA
- a CDS encoding demethylmenaquinone methyltransferase, whose translation MARAGLDKNPREVAEMFDGVARGYDRTNSVMTLGFDRRWREWSRRVLDAKPGEKVLDLAAGTAVSTVEYAASGAWCVAADFSLGMLLGGAHRPVPKVAADALRLPFADNSFDAVTVSFGLRNFNDTEAALREMARVVKPGGRLVVCEVSTPTFRPFRFVYMRYLLRILPFIARFVSSNPEAYSYLAESMRTWPDQRALGEVVARAGWEDVAWMNLTGGVVALHRGTKPQ comes from the coding sequence ATGGCGCGTGCAGGTCTGGACAAGAACCCCCGCGAGGTCGCCGAGATGTTCGACGGCGTGGCCCGGGGCTACGACCGGACGAACTCGGTCATGACGCTGGGGTTCGACCGGCGCTGGCGGGAGTGGAGCAGGCGGGTGCTGGACGCCAAGCCCGGCGAGAAGGTGCTCGACCTCGCCGCCGGCACGGCGGTGTCCACCGTGGAGTACGCGGCCTCCGGCGCGTGGTGCGTGGCGGCCGACTTCTCGCTCGGCATGCTGCTCGGCGGCGCGCACCGGCCGGTGCCCAAGGTCGCCGCCGACGCCCTGCGCCTGCCGTTCGCCGACAACTCGTTCGACGCCGTCACGGTGTCCTTCGGCCTGCGCAACTTCAACGACACCGAGGCGGCCCTGCGCGAGATGGCCCGCGTGGTCAAGCCGGGCGGACGGCTCGTGGTGTGCGAGGTCTCCACGCCCACCTTCCGCCCGTTCCGCTTCGTCTACATGCGCTACCTGCTGCGCATCCTGCCGTTCATCGCCCGGTTCGTGTCCTCCAACCCGGAGGCCTACTCCTACCTCGCCGAGTCCATGCGCACGTGGCCCGACCAGCGCGCACTCGGCGAGGTCGTGGCCCGCGCCGGCTGGGAGGACGTCGCCTGGATGAACCTCACCGGCGGCGTGGTCGCGCTGCACCGGGGCACCAAGCCCCAGTAG